DNA from Amorphoplanes friuliensis DSM 7358:
CGCGGCACCGCGCCCGCCTGGCCCAACAACAAAGGCTTCGTGGGCGGTGACAACGACCCCACCGGCTTGACCCACCTCGGCGCCCGCGAATACGACCCCACACTGGGCCGGTTCATCTCGGTAGACCCGATCCAGGACCTGTCCGACCCACAACAGTGGAACGCCTACTCCTACTCCGGCAACGACCCGATCGGGCACAGCGACCCCACAGGGCTGCGCGACGACGACCTCTTCTACGGCGAAATCGGCGCCGGCTTCAAGGAGAACCCGGACGGCTCCTCCGACAACGGCGACGGCGACGGCGGAGGTAATGGCGACGGCGGAGGTAATGGCGACGGCGGAGGCAATAACGGAGGCGACGGCGGCGGAACCGGCAACAGTGGTACCAGCAGCGGGAACGGCGGGAAATCCTCGGTCGGATCGGTGATCGGAGCCGGCCTCAAAGCCCAGCTCGACGCCGGATTCGACGCGACCCTCGGCGCCGCCCAAGGCATCTACTCCCTCTTCGAGAGCGCCTACCATCAGGGCGTCGCTGACGGCACCGCCATCGGCAACGGCGACATGACCGTCTGGCAAGCCCTCTGGGGCCAAACCAAGCGCACCTGGAACTCCGCTCCTGGCATGGGCGGCAGCACCTGGAACATGCTCAAGGGCCTCTACGCCCATGGCGAAGCCGCAGTAACCGCCGACAACGTCACCGACGCTACGTATCACGGCACCTATCTCGTCTCCACCATCGCACTCATGTTCGCCGGCGGCAAAGGAGCAAAAGGGGCCCCGAAGACCCCCAAAACTGCGCTCGCCGACGGCGTAGAGGGAAGCGCAGCCCGGCGAGGCAAGCCCGAAGGCTGCCTTAACAGCTTCGCACCGAGCACGCTGGTCATGATGGGTGACGGTTCGAAGAAGCCCATCGGAGAAATCAAAGAGAACGACCTCGTCCTGGCCACCGATCCGGACACGGGCCGCACCGAGGCCCGACCGGTCGTCGCTACACACGTCAACGATGACACCGAGCTCACCGATCTAACGATCCGCAGCGCCTCCGGTGCGCATTCGACGATCGAGACAACACAGGAACACCCCTTCTGGGACGCTGAACAGAAGGCTTGGCGTCACGCCGAGGACCTCGCAGCCGGAACACCCCTCCTCACGGCGGACAAATCCCGCACCCTGGTTGCTTCAGCCAAGTCCTACGTTGGCCGCCGCTTCATGTACAACCTCACTGTCGCCGACATCCACACGTACTATGTGCTCGCCGACAACACCCCGATCCTCGTTCACAATACGAATTGTGGAAACCTCTTCAAGGGTGACGGTTGGCAGCACGTGCTAAATGAACATGTAGACGGAAGCCCAGGGGTTGCCCCAGGAAACACCACATTCTCGAACTATTTGAATTTGGATGACATCGGAGGCTTGATTGAGGACACTGTCAGAACTCGCGGAGTTCCGAATACTCCTGATCCATTGACGGGGATTTCCCGAGATGGGACGAAGCATACAGTGGACTTTGAATACCCTGTCGGATCCCGCGGCGAGACGTCAGTAGAAGTAATCTTGAACACTGATGGATCAATCCGTACCGCATACCCGAGGTGATCGTATGGATGAATTTTCCCTGCGCTGGCGTATTACAGGTTCTGGCTCAGCAACGTTCTGCCTGGATCTCCGAGAGGAAACGGTCGAAATCCATACGACCTACGTCGGTGACGGTTTAGGTTCTGTTCTGCAAGCGGCCCTGGACCTGCAGGGCGGTTCTAGCTCGGCGATAGCATTTCTGCCGGCAGAACCGGGAGGCTCCTGTCTGTTCTTCGGCGGTGCCAGCTCGCGCGTGTACCTGCAGATTGTTGATTTTCAAGACATGTCTTCGGAAGATGGACGGTGGGGCGGTGGTCGTCTTCGATGGAATGGCCATGTGAGCGTCGACCGCTTTGTCCGTCAGGCAGCAACCATGGCTGAAGATGTCTTGGCCGAATATCAAGACGCGGCATCTTATCGTGTTGCTTGGGGAGGAATTCCGTTCCCGGTAGACAATATTCGGCGTCTACGGGATCGCATAGGCGACGATCGCGGCCTTCGATGACGCTAAGCTTGAATAGCAAGCGTGAGTCACACGTTGAACAAATCCGAATACGCGGCAGGAAAGGCAGCGCTGTCCTGGCTCGCTCATTTACCGAGTTAGCGCGTGGGCTCATTGAAGCGCGTGGACGGTACATTTTGGGAACCGACCAGTACATCTCCGAGGGAGATGCTTACAACGGGCTGACCGGGTGATGGCGCGACGGTAGATCTACTAACCTACCGAGACGGACGCAGCGGCCCCAGGACGTCAAGCGTCCGTGGGTGTACTGGCTGGAGACAGCACCCGGTCAGGTTCTCGGTATTCGCGGCCTGCCTTCCGCGGGCGGAGGCCGAGGACCGAACCGATCCGCCATCACGGCCGCGCCGCGCACGACGAGGGCGCAATGGTGGCGGTTCTTTCGGATGTGTGAGGCATGACGATCGCAACGCGAGACGTACATCGGGTCTAACAGGCAGAAGCGGTCTGCATCACCGGTCGTGGATTTTCCGACAACGGGGCATGGTCAGGCTCGTTCGAGGGTGGTGACCATGGCGCTGGCGATGTGCGCAACGGCGTCGGTAGGGTCGGCCACCGTCACCGTGGTGGCGTGCATGAAGGTGTGGCCGGGCAGGCCATCGGGACGCAGCCAGAGAACGCCGCACCCCGCTCGATGCAACGTGGTGACTATTTTCTGCCCGGCGGCGATGTCGTTGAGGTGCCCGTCGGATACCACGGCAAGCATGCGCAGGGTGCGGCCGTGGCGCAGATCCAGGAGCTGGTCAGCGACTCGGGCGGCTTCCGGGAAGGTGACGGTGCTTTGGTTGGCGACCATGTGCAGCACCCGTGGTGGCCGCTCGCCGGGAGCGACGAGCACGGTGGTGTAGCTGCCGAAGCCGACGGTGGTGGTGACGGCTTGGGCCCGGCGGGCGGCGTGGGCGAAGATCCAGGCGGCGGAGGACATTTCGTCGGCGTAAGACTGCATGGAGCCGGACAGGTCGACCAGGATCGCCAGGTGCAGAGTCGGCTTGAGCGGCGGAAGCTGCCGGCGCTGTTGCCAAGGCGCGGCGGTGGGTACCTGCCCGGCGGCCGTTTGCGCGTCGGCGGTGATGGCCTGCCTGGTGCGGAGCCGCCCGGGTGGGATCAGTGACGGTTTGACACCGGGTTCCGGGTGCGGGCGTGTTGGATTCGGGCGGCGAGGTCGCCGGCGGCGCGGCGTTGCTGCTCGGTGGGGTTGCTGCGCTTCCAGCCGGTCGGCGGTGTGTGCCGCCGGGCGAGGGTGTGGGCGGCGTACTAAGCTGGGGTGACCGGCGGTGACGGCCAAGAAGTCGGTCAGGGCCTGGGCGAGCCGGCCAGGGAACTCGCCCGGATCGGCGGCCGGGACGGTGCGCTGCTGGTCGGGGTCGATGCCGAGGATCTGGCACCAGCGGCGCGCGAGTTGGATCATCGTGGTTGCGTCGGTGTCGTCGACCAGGTGAGCGTGTTGCCAGACCTCGCGGAGTTCGCGTAGCCGCCGGCGGCCGAGTACGGCGGTGACCGCGGCCCGCACGGTGCGGACGTCTTTGCTGGTGACGATGCGGGCGTCGACGCGTGCCAAGAACAACGCGGCGAGGGTTCCGACGTGCCAAGGGTCGTCGACCGGGGCGGTGCCGGGGTCGAGCAGGGCGGTGACGGTGTGGCGTAGCCAGCGCCGGTCGGCGCGGCGCCGCTGGCGTTGTCTGCCTTCCGCGCGGGATTCCTCGAGCAGGTCGGCGACGTGGGCGAGGATCGGCGGGGTGCCGGGCGGGGCGGTCCAGCGGCTGTGCGCGGCGTGGGCGGCGCCGTGGACAAGCAGCCCGTACCCGGTCGGAACGGCGCGTTTGTGGGCGGCCCGGGCCGGGTCGGCGACGTCGGGGCTGTCGGCGATGTTCTTGAACAGCCCGATCGCGCCCTTGAACAGGTCCATCTAGGCGACCGACTCGCCGGGTTCGAGTTCCTCGCGCCGGAGTGGCCCGGCCTCGCCCCTGGGTTCCTGGGTGGGCGGAACGCCTCCTGGACGAGCTTGGTGCCAACGAGACTGTCGGAGAGTACGGCTCGGCGGCGGACTGGACCTCCACTTCGTTCATTGCGGTGAACGCCGCGGTCTCGTAATCCCCGCGCAGGAGCTGAGGGCGGGTCGTGAACTCGAGATCGGGGACGAGATCGATGTCGAGCCGCTCGGCAGCGCGCAGCCAGCGGGTGCCCCGGCGCAGGAACTCACGGCCGCGGCGGGTGATGGTGAACGCTTCGGTGGAACTCTGGTCGAACGTCCAGGTAATCAGGCGCTTGGCCTGCAGCCAGCCCCACGCGTCAGAGAGGATCTGGACCACCTCCGGTTCCTGCGGGGTGGTGATCCTGGCGGACCTCCAGCAACCAACTGCGCCAGTTCCAGGAGTGCTGCGCAGAGATCAGTACCTGCAGGGCAAGATCGTCGAGGGAAGGGCGCGGACCTCGTCGCCCTCGAGCGTCCAGTTCTGCATTATGCCGCTCCTTCCGGTTGAGGCGGTCAGGTGCCGACCTGGTCGAGACGGGCGCATGAATAGGCTGGCCAGAGCAAGGTATTCGAGGGCTTCCTCGGCGGTGTCGGTAGATCGACGCCTTGGCCCGGTGTTGCGGATGGCCTGCATCGCGCAGCGAGCAGAATGCGGAATTCTTGGCGTTCATCGGCGGCGTTGCGCCCGGCATGTCGGGCGACATCGATCTTCGGGCCAGCGCCGAAGGTCTGCTTCATCAGCTTGACGCCAGACTCCTCGAAGCCGGCGTCCTGCTGGATGCAGTACCTGATGGCTTGGAAAGCGGCGAACTCGCGCGGCTGTGATGCCTGTCGGCGAACAACGCTCCCGAGGCAGCCGAGATCGTGGGTGCATGCCGGTGGTCGACGCGGCGTGCGGTGGTCGCGGGCTTGGTCGCGACGGGAGCATTTGCGGCCTGGATGTGGCTGAAAGGTCTCACGTCACCTGACCACGTCGCCCGGCAGGGCCGACAAGCAAAGATGATCTTGTGCTCCCATTTTGCTCCCAGCGTAAGGCGCCAAAAGCAAACGGCTCGTTACCCAAACCTCGGTAACGAGCCGTTGACCTGCACAAACCTTGGTGGGCGATACTGGGATCGAACCAGTGACCTCTCCGGTGTGAGCGGAGCGCTCTCCCGCTGAGCTAATCGCCCTCAACGGAGTCAGACTGTACCGGACTTGGTGCGCCGGGCGCGAGCCAGGGTCCGGCGGGTCAACCTCCGGTGATGAACTTCCAGATCACCGACGCCAGGTCGATGCCCATGGTGAGCTTGACGGAGGTCCAGACCACCGCGCAGATGAAGACGAAGCCGGCGAGGCCGATCAGCGCGCGCAGGGGCAGGGGTTGTTTCAGTACCCAGTGGGTCCAGGACTGGACGTGGCCCTTGGTGAAGTGGAGCAGGCGTTTGGCCCAGTGGAATTCGACCGCCCAGATGGCGAGGCCGAGGATCACGATGGCCCAGCCCGGTCCGGGGAACGGGATCAGCACGATGCCGACGGCCACGACGATGCCGCCGAGGATGCCGATGCCGATCTTGAGCGCGAGGCGCCCGGTGGGGTTGGCGCGGATGCGGTCGAGGACGCCTGGAGGTGAGTCTTCCTTGGGCGGGGTTTCGATCACGGGGTCGGATTGGGACATCTCGTTCACTTTCGCGGCAAAGATCGCGTGCTCCCGGTCATTTCATCCCCTAGTGTTCCCCGCCCCCGTCACTACCCGGGAGGAATGGACGTTACCGGAGTGAGTCAACTGCTGAACCACCCGACGCCGGGCGGAACCGAGCAGCCGGGCAGAACGGGCAAGATACCGTTTATCGGCTCGTTCGGTGAGCTTATCGGAACCGTCTTCCCACTACTGGGTGAGATCAGCGTATGGCGGAGCGTAATGACAGGGATCACCTGAGTATGGGAAACGCGGGGTTCACCAGCCTCGCAGCGGTGCCGGGGGGAGTTCGTCCATGAGTACCATTCGTCCAACGACCGTCGAGGTCGAAACCTCGCTGCGGCTCGTAGCGCCAGATGCCACGGCTCTGCCCGTGCGCGCCAGTCTGCGGTACGACCCAGCCGACCCGTACGCGGTCCACGTGTTGTTCCACGCAGAATCAGCCGGTGGGGAAGCCGTTAGCTGGTCCTTTGCGCGCGAACTGCTCGTGACCGGGCTCGATGAGCCTGCGGGCATCGGGGACGTCCGGGTGTGGCCGTGGGCCACACCGCGGGGCGATTTTGTTGCCCTTGCGCTGTCGTCGCCTGACGGCAACGCGCTGTTCGAAGTGCCACGCAGTGTCCTGGTCCGGTTCCTTCGGCGCACCTATGTGGTGGTGCCGCGGGGCCGGGAGTCCGATCACCTGGATGTGGACGCCGCGGTCAACCGGCTGCTGGCCGGTCGATAGTCAGAGCTTTACGGGGCGACCCGCACGGACACTGCCGGTCCGTGCGGGTCGCTCTTTTTATGCCCGGGTACGCCGACCGAACCGGGCGAACACGACAGCAAGGCCGGAGTCGCCGGAATCGGATTCGAAGCGGATTCCGGTGCAGAAAGCGAATAGCATCACCGACCACACCTTTATGTCTGATTTGGCCCTTGTTAAGAGGGTGGCCGGGCCGATATGGCCCGCCCAACGGGCCAACACGTGCATCGCTGGTCACGGCCGGATACGGTCGGCCTCGATGGTCACTTCCGGTACCCGCCGCACCCGGCTCGCACCCGCCCCCAACTGGGCGGGCGTCGGAACCTGCGCGTTGCCGGACACCGATCTGGCCGATCCGCATCCGGTGCCGCGGCGGTTGCCCTACCACCTGCTGGCGCTGACGACCGCGGGACACGGCACCGTCGAGATCGATTTTGTGGTTCATCGGTGCCGCCCGGGCACCCTGTTGTGGATCCGGCCGGGTCAGGCGGTGCGCTTCGGGATCGAGCCGGGGCTGGATGCTTCGCTGGTCTCGTGGGATCGCGAGCTGCTCTCGGCGGCCGAGGTGGCCGGCGTACCGGTGGATGATCTTCCCGGGCCGACACGGTGGCAGCTGGCCGGCGAGGACGAGGACGCCGTGATCACCGAGGTGGCGCAGCTCGGTGTCGACAGCGCGCGGCATTCGTCCGGGGCGGTCGCCGGTGCGCTGCTGCGTCATCAGCTTGCCGTCCTGTTGCTGCGGATCGCGTTGCTGACCCGTGCCGGGGACGGCGGCGGCACCACCTCGGAGAGCCGGACCTTCGCGCGGTTCCGCCGCGACCTGGAGGACGGTCATCCGCACAGCCGGCGGGTGGAGGACTACGCGGCGCGGATCGGCTGCTCGGTCCGGACGCTCACGCGGGCCTGTCTGGCGGTCACCGGCCGCAGCGCCAAGCAGGTCGTCGACGACCGGGTCGCACTCGAGGCGCAACGGCTGCTGGCCTGCACGGATCTGTCCGTCGCCGAGATCGGGCGGCGGCTCGGGTTCGGTGAGCCCACCAACTTCGGCCGTTTTTTCCACCGCGAGGTCGGGCTCAGCCCGGGTGCGTTCCGGATCGGCGCCGGGGTCCAGATGCCCGCGCAGGTGGCCGCCGACGTCGCCGACATCGGCGCCCGCGTCCCGGCCCAACGACTCGCCGCCGACTGAAGTCCGGCGACCCCAGCAACCGACTGCTGACTCAGTGTGATGCCCGAATTCCCATAATTCCTGGGGTGCGCGAGGATGTCGGGCTTTGACGCGGCATGATGGTGGGGTGCAGATCTCCGCGCGCGGCGACTACGCGGTACGGGCGGCGCTGAGCTTGGCCCACGCCTACCCGGCCCTGATGTCCGCCCAGGCCATTGCCCAGGACCAGAACATGCCTCGAAAGTTCCTCGAGGCGGTTCTCGCCGACCTGCGCCGCGCCGGGGTGGTCAGAGCTCAGCGCGGTGCCGAGGGCGGCTACACATTGTCACAGTCCCCACGGGACATCACGATCGGTCAGATCCTGCGGGCCGTCGACGGTCCACTCGCGGGAGTCCGCGGGCTGCGACCCGAGGAAACCCAATACTCGGGAGCGGCGGAAAACCTGCCGAACCTGTGGGTGGCCGTACGGTCCGCGGTGCGTGAGGTGGTCGACGAGGTCAGCCTGGCCGAGTTGATCAGTGGGCGCATGCCCGCCCACGTCCGCAAGCTCACGACGCGCCCGGATGCCTGGCAACCCCGCTGAGGGGTTTGCGGATATCGACGATCGGGAACCTTCCGGCCATCTGGCTCTCCACGGAAGGACTACCCCGATGGGCATCATGTACCGCAGTCGCAAGAAGTTCGGGCCGCTGATCCTGAACTTCACGCAGCGGGGATTCTCGTCCTGGTCCATCAAGATCGGTCGCTGGTCCTGGAACTCCAAGGCCCGCGCCCACCGCGTCGACCTGCCCGGTCCGCTGTCGTGGAAGCAGGACAAGTCCTGATCCTGGTCATGCTGCGGTGATCACCACGTCACCGCCCAGCCTGCCCTGCTCCGGCCGCCGGGTCACCGACCCGGCGGTCAGCAGTGCGTGCAGCACCCGGGTGGCGTCCTCCGCCCGGTAGACCGTCTCGGTGAGCGCGAACGTCCGCAGCTCCGTGACCGTCGACTCCCCCACCTCGGCCAGGTGACCGAGCAGCTCACGGCGCAGCGGCCCGGGGTGCGGGTTGAGCGAGATGTCGATCAGGTGCCGCTCCGGGTCACCCGGATCGCGGTAACGGACCCCCGCATATTCGTCGACCGCCCACAGCGTGTCCTTGAAGCCTTCCAGGCTCTTGCCCGACGCCGTCGCGAACACCAGCACCTCGCCCGGCTCCTCGTCCACGGCCAGCTCCACCGCCGCCACCAACGGAAACCCTGCCGCCCGCAGCTCGGCCCGATAATCGTCCGCGGCGAACCCCTCCGCCGGCAGCACGATGATCGCCTCCGCCGGCTTCCCGGCGGCCAGGGCTGAGACGGCCGTCACTGCCGGCGGCCCACCGGCGGCCGTCGCATCCAGAAAACCCAGCAACGGTACGCGGGCAGAGCCGGCCGCCTTCAACGCGATCGCGAGCGCGCCGTCGGTGCCACCACCGACCGTGTGGACGGTCAGCCCCGCCGCCGCTTCGGCACCCTGCTGGATCGCCGCGAGCCGCCGGGCGACGTCGGCGGTCTCCTGTCCGACCGCCACCATCGTCAGCTCACGCCCCCTGACCAGGTCGGACTGCTCGGTGAAGACCCGCAGCGCGGCCTCGGCCAGCTCAGGGGCGGCATCGGCGTACCCGTGGGCGTAGGTGGCGCGGCGGGCCCTGTGCAGGGCGGCGGGCGTCCAGGCCTCGAGGTGGCGGACGAGGATCTCACGCTTGACGTCGGCGACGCTGTCGGCGGTCATAACGGAGTTATACGGCCTCGGGCCGCCGCAGGTCAGCCCGGGTCGTCGCGCGAGGGGTCTTGTACCGAGGGTGTCCGAACAGACACTATGAGGCACGTGGCACCTCCGCTCGCCGAACTGACCGCCCAGGCGCAGACACTGACGTCCGCCGGCGACCTCGACGGCGCCCGGGCGGTGCTGGCCGACGTGCTCGACCCGGCCGACGCCGACCCGCGCCAGGCCTCCCCCGACCTCGCGCTCGCCGCGGCCCTGCAGGCACGCATCCTGATCGCGCTCGGCGACCCGCACGGCGCCCGCACCTGGGCCGGTTTTGCCCACGCCGCCGAGGAACGCCTGCACGGCCCGCACGACGAGCGCACGGTCGCCGCGGCGGCCACCCACGCCGCCGTCCTGCACCGGGTGGGCAACCACGGCCGGGCCGCCCAGCTCTACCACGACCTCGTCGGCCAACTGACCGCAGTGGACGGCCCGCTGTCCCCGCGCGTCCTGGCGGCCGAGGCCGACCTCGCCACCGCCGAGCACGCCGCGGGCCAGTGCACCGCGGCCCGCCACCGGCTCGCCGACGCCTGGTCCCGCCACCACGAGGCGTACGGCGACGAGGCCCCCGCCGGCATCAAGATGCTCGCCCGGCTCGGCGCGATGGAGCGCGAGTGCGGCCGTACCCAGGACTCCCAGGCACACTTCGCCCAGGCCCAGGAGCTGTGCGCCCGCTACCTGCCCCCGGACCACCCGCTCGCCCAGCAGGTCGCCCGCCTCGCCGGGGCCCCGCCCTCGGGCCGCCACGTGTGTGGCCGCGTGCAGACCTCGGACGGCCCGGTCTCGGGCGGCCCGGCCTCCGGCGTCACGCGGATGCCGGCGACCACCCCGGGTGTGCACCCCGTCCGCCGCGAGGACCGCCCACCGGGCGACCTGACCGGCCGCCACGCCCGCCCCGAACCCCCCGTCGCCCTCCCCCTCACCTCGCCCGCCGCCCCCGCCGAGCTGGTCGACCAAGGCGCGCGGCTCGAGCAAGCCCAGCCAGCCGAACGGACCGACCCAGCACCTCGAGCCGCGTGGGCTGAACAAGCCGAGTCGGCCGAACGGGCCGACCCGGGACCCCGAGCCGCATGGGCCGAGCAAGCTGAGCGGGCCGAGCAAGCCGAGCCGGGACCGGCCCGGGCCGTCCCGGAGCAGCAACTCCGGCGGCACCAAATCCCGGAGCAACAGTCCCCGGAGCAGCGGTCGCCGGAACGGCCGGCGCCGATCTGGCCGGCCTACAGCACGACAGCCCAGGGACCGGTGACTCAGCCCCCGGCCGAACAAACGACCGCTGCCCACTCCCCGGCAGCCGTGTACAGCCCAGCGGCCGAAGAGCACGCTGCCGCCTATAGCCCAGCGGTCGGTGAGCCCGCTACGGCCTACAGCCCGGCGGCGGGAGGGCACGCTGCGACCTACAGCCCGGCGGTCACAGAGCCGGACGCCGCCTACGGCCCGGCGGTCGAGGAGCACAGCGCGGCGGTCCAGGAGCATGCCGTGTACAGCCCGGCGGTTCAGGAGCAGGCCGTGTACGGCCCGGCGGTTGGGGAGCCGACTGTGCCCGGGCCGCGGGTCGCGCCCGGGGAACAGGTTTCGCCGCAGTCGTGGTCGGTGCAGCCGCCCGGTCCGTGGCCTCCCGACTCGACGCCTCCGGTGGCCTATCCGGGTGATGGTTATCCACCCGGGCCCGAGCTGCCGTTGCCGGCGACGGGCCGCCATCTGCCCGTACCCGTGGAGAAGCGTGACCCGCACACCTCCCGGCAGCCGCTGATCCTGGCCGCGGCGGTCGTGGCGGGGATCGCCGTGGCGGCGGCGGTGGTCGCCGCGACGTTGCCCCGGGGTGAGCAGGCCGCGGCCCCACCGTCCGTGACGTCGGCGCCCGCACCCTCAGCCGCGGCGAGCGCCGCGCCGTCACCGACCGGGACCGCGGTGGCACCGGCAGGGGTGACGTTGCGGGACAACAGGGACAGCGTGTCGCTCACGTGGCGTTATCCGAAGGGGTCCGAGGGGCCGGTGCTGATCTCGGGTGGCCGGGTCGGGCAGGAGCAGCGGGCGTTCCAGCAGTTGCCCGCGGGCACCACGGATTACGTCGTGTACGGGCTCAACAAGGCCAACAACTACTGCTTCACGGTGGCGGTGGTCTATACCGTCGACCAGGTGGCAGCTTCGAAGGCGGTCTGTACGAGCCGTAAGTAACCAACTTGCAACCGGGCAGAACCTCAGCAATCACCACGGGAATCCGATCGGGAGCGGTTGCCAGGACCCAACGGGGAAAGCAGGGACGCTAGTGACGACGGAGGCGGCAGCAACGGCCGGCGCCGTGGTCGTGGACGAGCGCGCGGAGCTCGAGGCGACCCTGGTGGAGCTCGAGGGCCGTCCGCAGTCCCAGTTCCGCGCTGTCGCCGGTCCGGCTGCCACCGTCGAGCGCCGGGCCACCGATCTCGGTGACGAGGCCCTGGCCATGCGGGCCCGGTTGCTGCGCGCGACGGCTCTGGTCCGGGAGGGCAAGTCGGAGCAGGGTGGCCGCTGGGCGCATCAGGTGCTGGACTGGTCGCAGCAGCACGACAACCCGTTCCTGCTGTCGCGGGCGCACCGGGTGCTGTCCATCTTCTACCGCCAGATCGGTGACCTGTCGGAGGGTCTCGCCCACGCGGTGCACTGCTTCGCCAATCTGACCGACGACGAGCCAGACACGATCCGCGCCCGGCATCTGATGACCCTTGCGGTCGCCCTCGACGAGAGCGGCTCGATCGAGGAGGGTGACCGCCGTTTCCGTGAGGCGCTGGCGCTGGCGACCGCCGAGGGTGACCTCGAGCTGACCCTGAACATTTTGAACAACATGGCCTACACGGCGTTCGAGAACGACAACGAGCCCGGCGCGCTGGATCTGGTCGAGCACATGCGGGCAGTGCAGCTCCGCGCCGGCCGTGACTTCGGTGCGCTCGAGCTCGACACCATCGCCCGTATCGAGATGATGGGCGGGCGGTACGCCGACGTCGAGCAGACGCTGGGCTTCCTGGTCGACGGGCAGTCGACGGTCGAGAGCCACGAGGGTGACGCCTCGGCCGTCTGCCTGCTCACCCTGGCGGAGGCACGACGGCTGGACCGGCGTTACACGGCCGCGCAGGAGGCCCTGGACGCCTCGGTGCGGCTCGCGGAGGACCGCGGTCTCGATCGTGTACGCGCCCAGGCCCGCGAGGAGCAGGCGGCCCTCTACGCCGCCACGGGCCGTTTCCACGAGGCGTACGAGGAGCACAAGGCGTTCTACGCCGCCGCCACCGCCCTGCACTCGACCCAGCGGGAGGCGCAGGCGCGGGCGTTGCAGGCGGTCTTCGAGGCGACCGAGGCGCGGCGCGCGAGTGAGCACTTCCGCGAGATGGCGCACCGTGACGCGCTGACCGGGCTCTACAACCGGCGGTACGTCAACGAGCGCCTGCCCGCGCTGCTCGG
Protein-coding regions in this window:
- a CDS encoding VWA domain-containing protein; this encodes MDLFKGAIGLFKNIADSPDVADPARAAHKRAVPTGYGLLVHGAAHAAHSRWTAPPGTPPILAHVADLLEESRAEGRQRQRRRADRRWLRHTVTALLDPGTAPVDDPWHVGTLAALFLARVDARIVTSKDVRTVRAAVTAVLGRRRLRELREVWQHAHLVDDTDATTMIQLARRWCQILGIDPDQQRTVPAADPGEFPGRLAQALTDFLAVTAGHPSLVRRPHPRPAAHTADRLEAQQPHRAATPRRRRPRRPNPTRPHPEPGVKPSLIPPGRLRTRQAITADAQTAAGQVPTAAPWQQRRQLPPLKPTLHLAILVDLSGSMQSYADEMSSAAWIFAHAARRAQAVTTTVGFGSYTTVLVAPGERPPRVLHMVANQSTVTFPEAARVADQLLDLRHGRTLRMLAVVSDGHLNDIAAGQKIVTTLHRAGCGVLWLRPDGLPGHTFMHATTVTVADPTDAVAHIASAMVTTLERA
- a CDS encoding TIGR02611 family protein — protein: MSQSDPVIETPPKEDSPPGVLDRIRANPTGRLALKIGIGILGGIVVAVGIVLIPFPGPGWAIVILGLAIWAVEFHWAKRLLHFTKGHVQSWTHWVLKQPLPLRALIGLAGFVFICAVVWTSVKLTMGIDLASVIWKFITGG
- a CDS encoding SsgA family sporulation/cell division regulator, whose protein sequence is MSTIRPTTVEVETSLRLVAPDATALPVRASLRYDPADPYAVHVLFHAESAGGEAVSWSFARELLVTGLDEPAGIGDVRVWPWATPRGDFVALALSSPDGNALFEVPRSVLVRFLRRTYVVVPRGRESDHLDVDAAVNRLLAGR
- a CDS encoding helix-turn-helix transcriptional regulator, which encodes MVTSGTRRTRLAPAPNWAGVGTCALPDTDLADPHPVPRRLPYHLLALTTAGHGTVEIDFVVHRCRPGTLLWIRPGQAVRFGIEPGLDASLVSWDRELLSAAEVAGVPVDDLPGPTRWQLAGEDEDAVITEVAQLGVDSARHSSGAVAGALLRHQLAVLLLRIALLTRAGDGGGTTSESRTFARFRRDLEDGHPHSRRVEDYAARIGCSVRTLTRACLAVTGRSAKQVVDDRVALEAQRLLACTDLSVAEIGRRLGFGEPTNFGRFFHREVGLSPGAFRIGAGVQMPAQVAADVADIGARVPAQRLAAD
- a CDS encoding RrF2 family transcriptional regulator, translating into MQISARGDYAVRAALSLAHAYPALMSAQAIAQDQNMPRKFLEAVLADLRRAGVVRAQRGAEGGYTLSQSPRDITIGQILRAVDGPLAGVRGLRPEETQYSGAAENLPNLWVAVRSAVREVVDEVSLAELISGRMPAHVRKLTTRPDAWQPR
- a CDS encoding tetratricopeptide repeat protein; this encodes MAPPLAELTAQAQTLTSAGDLDGARAVLADVLDPADADPRQASPDLALAAALQARILIALGDPHGARTWAGFAHAAEERLHGPHDERTVAAAATHAAVLHRVGNHGRAAQLYHDLVGQLTAVDGPLSPRVLAAEADLATAEHAAGQCTAARHRLADAWSRHHEAYGDEAPAGIKMLARLGAMERECGRTQDSQAHFAQAQELCARYLPPDHPLAQQVARLAGAPPSGRHVCGRVQTSDGPVSGGPASGVTRMPATTPGVHPVRREDRPPGDLTGRHARPEPPVALPLTSPAAPAELVDQGARLEQAQPAERTDPAPRAAWAEQAESAERADPGPRAAWAEQAERAEQAEPGPARAVPEQQLRRHQIPEQQSPEQRSPERPAPIWPAYSTTAQGPVTQPPAEQTTAAHSPAAVYSPAAEEHAAAYSPAVGEPATAYSPAAGGHAATYSPAVTEPDAAYGPAVEEHSAAVQEHAVYSPAVQEQAVYGPAVGEPTVPGPRVAPGEQVSPQSWSVQPPGPWPPDSTPPVAYPGDGYPPGPELPLPATGRHLPVPVEKRDPHTSRQPLILAAAVVAGIAVAAAVVAATLPRGEQAAAPPSVTSAPAPSAAASAAPSPTGTAVAPAGVTLRDNRDSVSLTWRYPKGSEGPVLISGGRVGQEQRAFQQLPAGTTDYVVYGLNKANNYCFTVAVVYTVDQVAASKAVCTSRK
- a CDS encoding GGDEF domain-containing protein; this encodes MTTEAAATAGAVVVDERAELEATLVELEGRPQSQFRAVAGPAATVERRATDLGDEALAMRARLLRATALVREGKSEQGGRWAHQVLDWSQQHDNPFLLSRAHRVLSIFYRQIGDLSEGLAHAVHCFANLTDDEPDTIRARHLMTLAVALDESGSIEEGDRRFREALALATAEGDLELTLNILNNMAYTAFENDNEPGALDLVEHMRAVQLRAGRDFGALELDTIARIEMMGGRYADVEQTLGFLVDGQSTVESHEGDASAVCLLTLAEARRLDRRYTAAQEALDASVRLAEDRGLDRVRAQAREEQAALYAATGRFHEAYEEHKAFYAAATALHSTQREAQARALQAVFEATEARRASEHFREMAHRDALTGLYNRRYVNERLPALLGEAVARRTPVSVAILDLDHFKRVNDTLSHSTGDTVLQEIAQLLLEAASGPMIAARMGGEEFLLVMPGLGIEEATERCERLRLRIRAHAWEPVTGALTVTTSIGVTTAPEGRATPSTLLSLADRNLYVAKREGRDRVIADL